Proteins from a genomic interval of Candidatus Methanoperedens sp.:
- a CDS encoding CRISPR-associated endonuclease Cas3'' has protein sequence MNNDIYKLLPTEDCYSKTHGSDFFETYNSHINLCLAFLNPVLKALNYHNSIDDVKRMVQLHDIGKLGPEFQEAIKMNKPQYIRHEELAFIKWLDNYSNLKDLKLPYILAILAHHKTLIDDESAILIEQFISNHPNWKKLSKEWLSIIKRQRPERIDHEFLSALPLIDILRTVDILASFTSETVYLQYMKKPEIKKSLYEAAFSDISKELSCINIRTDEIKYETISDDGKTVKIDLNSPVNSIIEYVRREKS, from the coding sequence ATGAATAATGATATTTATAAATTGTTACCCACCGAAGATTGTTACTCAAAAACTCATGGGAGTGATTTTTTTGAAACCTACAATAGCCATATAAACCTGTGCCTCGCATTTCTTAACCCGGTTTTAAAAGCGTTAAATTATCATAATTCAATAGATGACGTAAAAAGGATGGTTCAACTTCACGACATTGGAAAGCTGGGCCCTGAATTTCAAGAAGCTATAAAAATGAATAAACCACAATACATTCGTCATGAAGAGTTGGCATTTATTAAATGGTTGGATAATTATTCAAATCTAAAGGATTTAAAATTACCTTATATTTTAGCAATTCTTGCACATCACAAAACACTTATAGATGATGAATCTGCAATATTAATCGAACAATTCATATCAAATCATCCTAATTGGAAAAAATTGTCCAAAGAGTGGCTGAGCATTATTAAAAGACAGAGACCCGAAAGAATAGACCATGAATTTCTTTCAGCTCTGCCGCTCATTGATATTCTAAGAACTGTTGACATTCTGGCAAGTTTTACAAGTGAAACTGTTTATCTGCAATATATGAAAAAACCAGAGATTAAAAAATCACTGTATGAAGCAGCCTTTTCTGATATCAGTAAAGAACTTTCTTGCATCAATATTAGAACAGATGAAATAAAGTATGAAACAATATCCGATGATGGGAAAACTGTGAAAATCGATTTGAATTCTCCTGTTAATTCGATTATTGAATACGTGCGAAGGGAGAAGTCATGA
- a CDS encoding CRISPR locus-related DNA-binding protein: protein MTTTLTLISTIYSIEPVIVCATRFSPSRIILLTEEKAPEEKERAEKMITDTLGSVLKVEKKYTSLYDVVKVARDVAAIIEEENAKGQRIIVNVSGGRKPQAFGALFGSYARKEMVEQVVYVTEEDQFVIDFPLLGFGISDTKRAVLEQLESSETSVSKIAIKIGISKGMAYSHLRELKSMGYVSEGNGFKITSAGRIAII from the coding sequence ATGACAACCACCCTCACTCTCATCTCAACCATCTATTCCATAGAGCCTGTTATCGTCTGTGCCACCCGCTTCTCACCCTCGCGTATTATTCTGCTGACTGAAGAGAAGGCTCCCGAAGAGAAGGAGCGTGCGGAGAAGATGATCACTGACACCCTCGGCTCGGTCCTTAAGGTAGAGAAAAAATATACCTCTCTCTACGATGTTGTAAAAGTTGCCAGGGACGTTGCTGCAATAATTGAAGAAGAGAACGCAAAAGGGCAGCGCATAATAGTGAACGTCTCTGGCGGCAGGAAGCCCCAGGCATTTGGCGCACTCTTTGGATCTTATGCAAGGAAGGAAATGGTAGAGCAGGTAGTCTATGTTACAGAGGAAGACCAGTTTGTGATCGATTTCCCTCTGCTTGGATTCGGTATTTCGGATACAAAGCGCGCGGTACTTGAACAGCTTGAGAGCAGTGAGACATCTGTAAGCAAGATTGCTATAAAGATCGGCATCTCAAAAGGAATGGCTTACAGCCATCTCAGGGAACTCAAATCAATGGGTTATGTGAGTGAGGGGAACGGCTTCAAAATAACAAGCGCAGGGAGGATCGCGATAATATGA
- the csm3 gene encoding type III-A CRISPR-associated RAMP protein Csm3 — translation MKLIAHKIIRGEIECITGLHIGGSSETIEIGGMDNPIIKHPITGFPYIPGSSVKGRMRSLLELKYGLFDNKGEFHKYCGNNNCFICRIFGTSAEKSELGPGRLIVRDANLFQESQEKLTKLKKEKGLPYSEEKYENTINRITARANPRSIERVPAGIKFNFELVYRVFDMGDEGKTDLDLLKHVKEGLKLIENDALGGSGSRGSGKVKFNNIKMFDSSDQSSAVDFNI, via the coding sequence ATGAAATTGATAGCCCATAAAATAATCAGGGGAGAAATCGAGTGTATAACTGGTCTTCACATAGGCGGTTCGTCTGAAACCATTGAAATAGGTGGGATGGATAATCCAATTATAAAACATCCAATTACAGGTTTTCCTTATATTCCAGGATCATCTGTCAAGGGGCGAATGCGGTCATTATTGGAATTGAAATATGGATTGTTTGATAACAAAGGTGAATTCCATAAATATTGTGGAAATAATAATTGTTTTATATGTCGAATATTTGGAACATCAGCAGAAAAATCAGAACTTGGACCTGGTAGATTAATCGTTCGTGATGCAAATCTTTTTCAGGAATCTCAAGAAAAACTAACAAAGCTGAAAAAAGAAAAAGGACTGCCCTATTCTGAAGAAAAATATGAGAATACGATAAATAGAATTACTGCCAGAGCAAATCCCAGATCTATAGAAAGAGTCCCTGCCGGAATTAAATTTAATTTTGAACTTGTATATCGTGTTTTCGATATGGGTGATGAAGGCAAGACTGATCTTGATTTACTCAAACATGTTAAAGAAGGGTTGAAATTAATAGAAAATGATGCGCTTGGCGGTTCTGGAAGCCGCGGCTCAGGAAAAGTGAAGTTCAACAATATTAAAATGTTTGATAGTTCAGATCAATCCTCAGCAGTGGATTTTAATATATGA
- the cas2 gene encoding CRISPR-associated endonuclease Cas2 translates to MNCLVVYDITDDGQRKRLATMLQTFGLARIQYSAFRGELNANDRAVLARRVSQFVNDGHDSIFIIPLCDRCTGTAEIISNSGTCLVKDSSVQIV, encoded by the coding sequence ATGAACTGCCTCGTAGTGTACGATATAACAGATGACGGCCAGCGGAAGAGGCTTGCTACAATGCTCCAGACCTTTGGTCTTGCACGTATCCAGTACAGCGCTTTCAGAGGTGAGTTAAATGCTAATGACAGGGCCGTACTTGCCAGGAGAGTAAGCCAATTCGTGAACGATGGACATGACAGCATCTTTATTATTCCCCTGTGTGACCGGTGTACAGGCACAGCTGAGATAATCAGTAACAGCGGTACGTGTCTCGTTAAGGACTCAAGCGTACAGATAGTGTGA
- the cas10 gene encoding type III-A CRISPR-associated protein Cas10/Csm1 — MNNGMGDNKDCEKLMLAAVVHDIGKFWQGTGEKGTHQELGTKFVREYFPEQWQEAAGIISMHHEAGKLNSAGYELLKILMVSDWLSSGERYDRDEDDLGKRINEPLLSIFSEINLGIDQQNKKWRIPLKILSLDENSLFPKIEDGKVDLKSDYRNLWNKFIGEVDTIKGILDFNKYFNSLYYILQKYTWCIPSAVYKNTPDISLFDHLKTTCAISACLYKFHDSFDQWDGESINDRNTQKFLLIGGDISGIQKYIYYITSVGVGGVAKRLRARSFYISMISEVLTQRLLDEFNLPSVCNIISSGGRFFIIAPNTETTNDKFINIKKNVSEWLLNEFHGNLSLNLEYIEFSGKGLEIGNSSSKSGFSRVFDRISDKLDSAKLHKFNEILVSENKWNDSFKTEIKMANICRSCGKMPVVKNLEICDKCEFDANIGDLLLEAKYIAISKTKPTNEKHITLFSDVPYYVSILNRIDGNNYESTLKLNDFTIDHTANGFKLIANHVFQLKDRNTLCAACQKIDECAVIQEGNFPKTASFDCLVRLSEGKFLLGILKADVDNLGYIFSMGLKKNNKEDSDRDTISRITMLSRMLDMFFTGWIHHVVKTVYPQCYIVYSGGDDLLIAGPWNKIIELSQKINQDFRSYTCNNQNITLSAGIFLSKSKFPIARSSNLSDEELEKSKKGDKNQVTLFNKTVKWQRFTELIDHGNFLDEELKKNKNGESPINSSFVNRLFKYCRMAEEGDIMYLSRIKYDIGRNIINKNMGTNENEIIRRLLKMRDEMSDMIIPVSYALYKNRDEKK; from the coding sequence ATGAATAACGGTATGGGTGATAATAAGGATTGTGAGAAACTGATGCTGGCGGCGGTGGTGCATGATATTGGGAAGTTCTGGCAGGGGACAGGAGAGAAGGGAACGCATCAGGAACTTGGCACAAAATTTGTAAGAGAGTATTTTCCAGAGCAGTGGCAAGAGGCAGCGGGAATTATCTCAATGCATCATGAGGCTGGCAAACTCAATTCAGCAGGATACGAATTATTAAAGATTCTAATGGTCAGTGATTGGCTTTCTTCAGGAGAACGATATGATCGGGACGAAGATGATTTGGGGAAAAGAATCAACGAACCGTTGCTATCGATATTTTCAGAAATCAATCTTGGTATAGATCAACAAAATAAAAAATGGCGCATACCTCTAAAAATATTATCTCTGGATGAAAATAGTCTATTCCCTAAAATTGAAGATGGAAAGGTAGATTTAAAATCTGATTACAGAAATCTCTGGAATAAGTTCATTGGCGAAGTAGATACAATAAAGGGAATATTGGATTTTAATAAATATTTTAATAGTTTATATTATATTCTCCAAAAATATACCTGGTGCATCCCCTCTGCGGTTTATAAAAATACACCTGATATTTCATTGTTCGACCATTTGAAAACAACCTGTGCTATTTCAGCTTGTTTATACAAATTCCATGATTCTTTCGATCAATGGGATGGTGAATCTATTAATGACAGAAATACACAGAAATTTTTATTAATTGGAGGAGATATTTCCGGAATCCAGAAATATATATACTATATAACATCAGTTGGAGTCGGTGGAGTAGCAAAAAGATTGCGTGCAAGATCATTTTATATCAGCATGATCTCTGAAGTCCTTACACAAAGACTTCTGGATGAGTTTAATCTACCTTCTGTATGCAATATTATTTCATCTGGTGGCAGATTTTTCATAATTGCCCCAAATACAGAAACAACCAACGATAAATTCATAAATATCAAGAAAAATGTGTCGGAATGGCTGTTGAATGAGTTTCATGGGAATTTATCTTTAAACCTTGAATACATTGAATTCTCTGGAAAAGGATTAGAAATTGGAAACAGCAGCAGTAAATCAGGTTTTTCAAGAGTTTTTGATAGAATAAGTGATAAGCTTGACAGCGCAAAGTTACATAAATTCAACGAAATTCTTGTTTCAGAAAACAAATGGAATGATAGTTTCAAGACTGAAATTAAAATGGCAAATATATGCAGAAGCTGTGGAAAAATGCCAGTTGTTAAAAATTTGGAAATATGTGATAAATGTGAATTCGATGCTAACATTGGGGATTTACTTCTTGAAGCTAAATATATTGCTATTTCAAAAACAAAACCGACAAATGAAAAACATATCACATTATTCTCTGATGTTCCATATTATGTATCAATATTAAATAGAATTGATGGGAACAATTATGAATCAACTTTAAAACTCAATGATTTTACTATAGACCACACAGCGAATGGTTTTAAACTCATTGCAAATCATGTATTTCAATTAAAAGATCGCAACACTCTGTGCGCTGCTTGCCAGAAAATAGATGAATGTGCTGTCATACAAGAGGGAAACTTTCCCAAAACAGCAAGTTTTGATTGTTTAGTCAGATTGAGTGAAGGCAAATTTCTGTTAGGTATTTTAAAAGCCGATGTTGATAACCTTGGTTATATATTCAGCATGGGGCTTAAGAAAAATAACAAAGAAGATTCAGACCGGGACACAATTTCCCGAATCACAATGCTCAGCAGAATGCTTGATATGTTTTTTACAGGGTGGATTCATCATGTGGTGAAAACAGTTTATCCTCAGTGCTACATTGTCTATTCAGGGGGAGATGACCTCCTGATCGCAGGTCCCTGGAATAAAATAATAGAATTATCTCAAAAAATAAACCAGGATTTCAGGAGCTATACCTGCAATAATCAAAATATTACATTATCTGCCGGGATATTCCTGTCCAAATCAAAGTTTCCAATCGCAAGAAGTTCAAACCTCTCTGATGAAGAATTGGAGAAATCCAAAAAAGGGGATAAAAATCAGGTAACTTTGTTTAATAAAACCGTCAAGTGGCAACGATTTACAGAATTAATTGATCATGGTAATTTTCTTGATGAAGAATTGAAGAAAAACAAAAACGGAGAGTCTCCAATTAATTCGTCATTTGTCAACAGGCTCTTTAAATACTGCAGGATGGCTGAGGAAGGGGATATAATGTATCTTTCTAGGATAAAATATGATATTGGGCGAAATATTATTAATAAAAATATGGGAACAAATGAAAATGAAATAATTAGGAGGCTTCTGAAAATGAGGGATGAAATGTCAGATATGATAATTCCAGTATCTTATGCATTATATAAAAACAGGGATGAAAAGAAATGA
- the cas4a gene encoding type I-A CRISPR-associated protein Cas4/Csa1, whose amino-acid sequence MVYYLNDIEHKQLLKKLRPLSRSVGVTEELRGWSWDNSPLKPYYDVKLPMYSICSKYCPTSRDVYLRHVLKKKGEMTYPVSLGSVTHASINEAYRQVRRKSFTPAFEEWYNTQKFETHIQGNLELIKKYAGMVWKHVLTNAESKFTDASSSQPYSTEEDMIATSAPFLIEHKISGELIGCSGILSVDCYDYLHNIMFDVKTGIKKEEVNPFKLYATGYALVFESIYEIPVDIGCTVFLNFKDDRLLVERDIFHISDDLRSWWIEERDKKAEMVYEEKDPGMAQCERRCMYAAECMTV is encoded by the coding sequence ATGGTGTACTACTTAAACGATATCGAGCATAAGCAGCTCTTAAAGAAGCTCCGCCCGCTTTCAAGGAGTGTTGGCGTAACAGAGGAACTTCGTGGCTGGAGCTGGGACAATTCCCCATTGAAACCCTATTACGATGTAAAGCTGCCAATGTATTCTATATGCAGCAAGTACTGCCCGACGTCAAGGGATGTCTACTTGAGGCATGTGCTTAAAAAGAAAGGCGAGATGACATATCCTGTATCTCTGGGTTCTGTTACACATGCCTCAATAAATGAAGCATACAGGCAGGTGAGGCGGAAAAGCTTCACTCCAGCTTTTGAAGAGTGGTATAATACGCAGAAGTTTGAGACGCATATCCAGGGAAACCTTGAACTTATAAAAAAATATGCAGGAATGGTCTGGAAGCATGTTCTCACTAACGCCGAATCTAAATTCACAGATGCCTCAAGCAGCCAGCCGTATTCTACAGAGGAAGATATGATCGCAACTTCAGCGCCCTTCCTTATCGAACATAAGATCAGCGGTGAGTTAATAGGATGCAGCGGCATCCTCAGCGTGGACTGCTACGACTATCTGCATAATATCATGTTCGATGTTAAAACCGGTATAAAAAAAGAAGAAGTGAACCCCTTCAAGCTTTACGCAACAGGCTATGCTCTTGTCTTTGAGAGCATATACGAGATTCCTGTTGACATAGGATGCACGGTTTTCCTGAATTTTAAAGATGACCGCCTCCTGGTTGAGCGCGATATTTTCCACATTAGCGACGACCTGAGAAGCTGGTGGATTGAGGAAAGGGACAAAAAGGCGGAGATGGTATATGAGGAGAAAGACCCCGGAATGGCGCAATGCGAGAGAAGGTGCATGTACGCGGCTGAGTGCATGACAGTGTGA
- a CDS encoding ATP-binding protein: MDKEFLISYLKKRNYWWQTKNIAPSDRGTERQDYLNKIQQSDKLERIICLSGIRRSGKTTILYQYIDLLLKTKKPEEIVYAKIDDLIGKIDSVHDILNTYHELTGIDPSRESTYFLLDEIHVMKEWQLQLKYYIDAHAKCRFIISGSSKTLLYLDASESLAGRIRFLDVFPLTLREFLEFNNIDVSGMLPQKPDLEGFEDIEKAYNGIVEHKQSILYFLSQYFDTGGYPEWFKIRDMEQWYRTIVEDYFALILFKDIVSVFKVKDPILLEKMVRDIAAVSTNRFTYKGLSERLDIDRETLKLYLYYLQSSMMVFVADVFAPSKKAAEKRAKKLYFWEEGLRRALTLDRDDGKAAENVAAWHLIKKGRESKPFYEPYYWKNKHEVDFVYDDSKKVIPIEIKYREHPTNADLKGLIEFMEMEDLNTGIVVTKDTFKKGELGGRRVLFIPIWLFLLLI; encoded by the coding sequence ATGGATAAAGAGTTCCTGATAAGCTATCTAAAAAAAAGAAACTACTGGTGGCAAACAAAAAATATCGCACCTTCGGACAGAGGAACAGAGAGACAGGATTATCTCAACAAGATACAGCAATCCGACAAACTTGAAAGGATCATCTGCCTCTCAGGGATAAGGCGGAGCGGAAAAACAACCATACTATACCAGTACATAGACCTTCTTCTTAAAACCAAAAAACCCGAAGAGATCGTCTATGCGAAAATTGATGACCTCATCGGAAAAATAGACAGCGTCCACGATATCCTGAACACGTACCATGAACTTACAGGCATAGACCCATCCAGGGAATCAACATACTTCCTGCTTGATGAGATACATGTCATGAAAGAGTGGCAGTTGCAGTTGAAATATTACATAGATGCACATGCAAAATGCAGGTTCATAATATCAGGTTCATCCAAAACCCTGCTGTATCTGGATGCTTCAGAAAGTCTGGCAGGGCGGATAAGGTTCCTGGACGTTTTTCCTCTGACGCTCCGGGAGTTCCTGGAATTCAATAATATTGATGTTTCCGGGATGCTTCCACAAAAACCCGACCTTGAGGGTTTTGAAGATATTGAAAAAGCATACAACGGCATTGTAGAACATAAACAGAGCATATTGTATTTTCTTAGCCAGTATTTCGATACGGGAGGGTATCCTGAATGGTTCAAGATCAGGGATATGGAGCAGTGGTACAGAACTATCGTGGAGGATTATTTCGCCCTCATCCTGTTCAAGGACATCGTAAGCGTGTTCAAAGTGAAGGACCCCATACTTCTTGAAAAGATGGTACGGGATATTGCTGCCGTTTCCACTAACAGGTTCACCTACAAAGGATTATCCGAAAGGCTCGATATTGACCGGGAGACCTTGAAACTCTACCTTTATTACCTGCAGAGTTCAATGATGGTGTTCGTAGCAGATGTTTTTGCGCCCTCCAAGAAAGCGGCTGAGAAGCGGGCAAAGAAACTATATTTCTGGGAAGAAGGTCTCAGGAGGGCGCTGACCCTGGACAGGGACGATGGTAAAGCTGCAGAAAATGTAGCGGCATGGCACCTGATTAAAAAAGGTCGTGAGTCAAAACCATTCTATGAACCTTACTATTGGAAAAATAAACATGAGGTTGATTTCGTATATGATGACTCGAAAAAAGTAATCCCAATCGAAATAAAGTACAGAGAGCATCCTACAAATGCCGATCTGAAAGGACTTATAGAATTCATGGAGATGGAAGATCTGAACACCGGGATAGTCGTGACAAAAGACACCTTTAAGAAAGGAGAACTTGGAGGACGCCGGGTACTGTTTATTCCGATATGGCTTTTCTTATTACTGATATGA
- the csm2 gene encoding type III-A CRISPR-associated protein Csm2 — protein MRDYDRTNFRTDRGRNFSQKQVSQPLNMSFLDKGFYQDKEKTKLIDILITTESEKLGKKFADLKLTSSQLRKFFNEVRSIEAQIDGRFDEQKALILMLKSKVAYSVGKDSSKTPKEFKEFIDACVDKISDSKDFDAFMKFFESVVGYYYFHSKFKEEHR, from the coding sequence ATGAGAGATTATGACCGGACAAATTTCAGAACTGATAGAGGACGAAATTTCAGTCAAAAACAGGTTTCCCAACCTTTGAATATGAGTTTTCTTGACAAGGGATTTTATCAAGACAAAGAAAAGACCAAACTAATAGATATTTTGATAACGACAGAGTCTGAAAAATTAGGAAAGAAATTTGCGGATTTGAAATTAACAAGTTCACAATTAAGGAAATTTTTCAATGAAGTTCGTTCTATTGAAGCACAAATAGATGGAAGATTTGATGAACAAAAAGCTTTGATTTTAATGCTTAAATCCAAGGTGGCATATTCCGTCGGAAAAGATTCAAGTAAAACACCTAAAGAGTTTAAAGAATTCATTGATGCATGTGTAGACAAAATCTCTGATAGTAAAGATTTTGACGCATTCATGAAGTTTTTTGAAAGTGTAGTTGGATATTATTACTTTCATAGTAAATTCAAGGAGGAACATAGATGA
- the cas3 gene encoding CRISPR-associated helicase Cas3', giving the protein MLELYHHQKAMQEPMRERKNALLLAPCGSGKTLAVVYSWLKERPTKHLIYVLPTKTLLKSIKQDIIELIEGKDGKPDAVKELGYRIVDLEQTEFSNPKLISIATDYGEERESKLYAHDIIITTMDSYIARLYRSSLTPKKFRDLPIARIFNSTTIFDEAQMYDNYTHTLARYTFKLLREGKAHHIVMTATLSDKMIDFLELKDEKGYKKIPVPDDKWMNFTGKKQIAKIVEFNDFTSKVEEIINENKISKALIVCNTVGKAQDLFNKLSGNVRNVLLLHSRFKYEDREKKENQIREHFTKDNAFIVATQVVEAGIDISAPCLITEIATGDSLVQRIGRCARRKNEEGSIFLLYSKEEKQLPYKKSKIEPAIQMLKGLSGNQDYDFTLEKQLVGSVIPPALEGNAESKARGIILSAFVSLSAFGDAWINVPTRDATPVYIYFGKNINKDDNNKVMENCVRVDLRFLYSISKDLSEFKFYDREYDKEDQKITFREKNNPNAWSIAVSKSVGYDSILGVTRNE; this is encoded by the coding sequence ATGCTTGAATTATACCATCACCAAAAAGCAATGCAGGAGCCGATGCGTGAGCGCAAGAATGCGCTTCTTCTCGCGCCATGTGGTAGCGGAAAAACACTCGCAGTAGTTTATAGCTGGTTGAAAGAGCGCCCGACTAAGCATTTGATTTATGTTCTACCGACTAAAACGCTTCTTAAAAGCATAAAACAGGACATTATCGAGCTTATCGAAGGAAAAGATGGGAAACCTGACGCTGTAAAAGAATTAGGTTACAGAATTGTTGATCTGGAACAGACTGAATTCAGCAATCCTAAACTGATAAGTATCGCCACCGATTATGGGGAAGAAAGGGAATCAAAACTTTATGCACATGATATTATTATTACGACAATGGATAGTTACATTGCGCGACTTTATCGCAGTTCCCTGACTCCTAAGAAATTCAGGGATTTGCCTATCGCCCGCATTTTTAATTCAACCACTATTTTTGATGAAGCGCAGATGTATGATAACTATACCCATACCCTGGCGCGCTATACTTTTAAATTACTGAGGGAAGGAAAGGCACATCATATCGTTATGACTGCTACACTTAGCGATAAAATGATAGATTTTTTAGAATTAAAAGACGAAAAAGGTTACAAGAAAATTCCAGTTCCTGATGATAAATGGATGAATTTTACTGGTAAAAAACAAATCGCAAAGATTGTTGAATTCAATGACTTTACATCAAAAGTCGAAGAAATAATTAATGAAAATAAAATCTCAAAAGCTTTGATAGTTTGCAATACGGTTGGTAAAGCTCAGGACTTATTTAATAAATTAAGTGGCAATGTAAGAAATGTTCTATTGCTGCATAGCAGATTCAAATATGAAGACAGAGAAAAGAAAGAAAATCAAATAAGGGAGCATTTTACGAAAGACAATGCGTTTATCGTAGCTACTCAGGTTGTAGAGGCTGGAATTGATATCAGCGCGCCATGCTTGATTACTGAAATTGCTACTGGTGATTCGCTTGTTCAGAGAATTGGCAGATGCGCTCGAAGGAAAAATGAAGAGGGAAGTATATTCCTGCTGTACTCAAAAGAAGAAAAACAATTGCCGTATAAAAAGTCTAAAATAGAGCCAGCTATTCAGATGTTAAAGGGATTGTCGGGTAATCAAGATTATGATTTTACTCTGGAAAAACAACTTGTTGGGAGTGTGATTCCTCCAGCACTTGAAGGCAATGCCGAATCAAAGGCGAGAGGAATAATATTGAGTGCTTTTGTATCGCTTTCAGCTTTCGGAGATGCATGGATAAATGTTCCAACAAGGGATGCAACACCTGTTTATATTTATTTTGGTAAAAATATCAATAAAGATGATAATAATAAAGTGATGGAAAATTGTGTAAGAGTAGATTTGCGGTTCTTATATAGTATTTCAAAAGATCTTTCTGAATTTAAATTTTATGACCGAGAATATGATAAAGAAGACCAAAAAATCACCTTCAGAGAAAAAAATAATCCTAATGCCTGGTCAATAGCAGTTTCAAAGAGTGTTGGATATGACTCGATTTTAGGAGTGACAAGAAATGAATAA